TATTGCTGTACAGAACTTGACTCTTTTATCAAACAATACAAAACGTATTATGACGACACTACGTTTCAAAATGTATTGGCAGAAAAAGACGCAGCTTCAAAATTGCGAATCATCAATGCAGAAGCGCGTCGCAAAAAATATCCACTCTACCTCATTATTGACGAGTATGACAATTTTACGAATGTAATTCTAAGCGAAGGCGGCAAAGAAATGTTCCGAAACCTGACCCATGCCAGCGGCTTCTACCGCGAATACTTCAAGATATTCAAGGCAATGTTCAGCCGGGTGTTCCTGATTGGCGTATCTCCTGTTACCTTAGACGACCTTTCGAGCGGATATAACATCGACTGGAACATCTCGCAGGCACCGGAATTCAACCACATGTTAGGTTTCTCTGAAAGTGACGTGTGCACCATGTTCCATTACTATCAGGACAATGGCAAGCTGCGTGCCGATGCCGACATCGAGGCGATGATGGCGGAAATGAAGCCGTGGTACAACAACTATTGCTTTGCCAAACAATGCCTAAACGATGACCGCCTATACAACTGCGACATGGTATATTACTATCTGCGCCACCAAGTGCTCTACGGATGCCCTCCTGATGAAATGGTGGACAAAAATATCCGTACGGACTATAAGAAGCTGAAAATGCTGGCAGACATTGACCGTGGGAATCAAAGGGAGAACCGCATGAGCGTAATAGAAGAGATAGCGGCAACAGGCTCGGTCATTATGTCGCTGAAGACTTCATTCCCTGCCGAATACGTGACGGATGACAACAATTTCCGGAGCCTCCTTTATTATTATGGACTGCTTACGATGGAAAGCAGCTACGGGAGCATGATGAAAATGGTAATCCCGAACAATTGCGTGAAAGAACAATACTGGAGCTTCATGCGCGATTACTACAACCGCAGCTTCAAGATAGACAGCATCCCGATGGAAATGGAAATGATGCGCATGGCGTTGGAAGGCGAATGGCAGCCATTCATCGAGCGGATAGCAGTGGCATACCGGGAAAACTCATCCGTACGGGACAGCATCTTGGGCGAGCATAACCTACAAGGATTCTTCAAGGCTTATCTTGCCCTGAATAGCCTGTATCTGGTAGAACCTGAAGTGGAACTGAATTACGGATTCAGTGATTTCCTCCTGCTTCCGGACAAGGCACGCTACCCGGAGACAGCACACAGCTACATCATGGAGTTGAAGTACGTAAAGCCCACGGCTTCCGACAGTGAAGTAGAAGCCAAAAGCAAAGAAGCAGAGGAACAATTACAGAAATACTGTGCAGACAGAGTCGTAAAACGCCTTTGCATGAATACGCAGCTTCATTTACTGAAAATCGTATTCCGGGGAGCGGAGATGAAAATATGTGCCGAAACCTGTTCAACTGATATCCGATAGAGGATTATCCTATATTCAATATCAGATAATCCTCTATCGAAAAGAGAATAATCCTCTCCGGCAGGGGAAGAATCAAGCATGACGGAGCTGTTCCATATACTCGGCAGGAGATACGCCTATCTCTTTTTTGAAGCAAACACTGAAATAAGCGGGGTCGCTGTAACCTACCCCGTATGCCAGTTCGGCAATCTTGATGCCCTTTTTCTCTTCCATGATGCGGCATGCCGCTTTCATGCGGATATTGCGCAAGAAGGCAGGAAACGTAAGCCCGGTCAATGACTTCAGTTTCCGGAACGCCGTGGAACGCGTGGTGTGCATTTCTTCCACAAACTGGGCCTGTCCGAACGCAGAATCGCCCAAATGACGGTGTATGGTATCTACCGCCTTTTGCAAGAAATCCTCGTCCATACTGGTGAAATCCAATCCTTTTGCTTCGAACACCAATTGCTTCTTAAATGTTTTCGTCTTCCGTTCCCTTGCGGCAAGCAAGTTGGCAATACGTGCCTGAAGCAACGTCAGGCTGAAAGGTTTCGTAAT
The Phocaeicola salanitronis DSM 18170 genome window above contains:
- a CDS encoding ATP-binding protein — its product is MEQSKVKGIPYGVANFEQLRNENLYYVDKTMYLPLLENMSNYLFLIRPRRFGKSVFVSMMRDYYDIAKADRFDTLFDGLWIKEHPTPLKNAFQVIYFDFSLAGAGMERLEYTFNDYCCTELDSFIKQYKTYYDDTTFQNVLAEKDAASKLRIINAEARRKKYPLYLIIDEYDNFTNVILSEGGKEMFRNLTHASGFYREYFKIFKAMFSRVFLIGVSPVTLDDLSSGYNIDWNISQAPEFNHMLGFSESDVCTMFHYYQDNGKLRADADIEAMMAEMKPWYNNYCFAKQCLNDDRLYNCDMVYYYLRHQVLYGCPPDEMVDKNIRTDYKKLKMLADIDRGNQRENRMSVIEEIAATGSVIMSLKTSFPAEYVTDDNNFRSLLYYYGLLTMESSYGSMMKMVIPNNCVKEQYWSFMRDYYNRSFKIDSIPMEMEMMRMALEGEWQPFIERIAVAYRENSSVRDSILGEHNLQGFFKAYLALNSLYLVEPEVELNYGFSDFLLLPDKARYPETAHSYIMELKYVKPTASDSEVEAKSKEAEEQLQKYCADRVVKRLCMNTQLHLLKIVFRGAEMKICAETCSTDIR